The Oryctolagus cuniculus chromosome 13, mOryCun1.1, whole genome shotgun sequence sequence aatggaagatctttcactgcttctctctctctctctctctctctctttctctctctctctctctatcactctttacATTTTGGAGTGAAGTTGGTAATAGGTGCACATAGtatggaaggcagaggcagagaatgtTGGTGACAGTGAAGCTCACTGATGGTACTGGGAAATTCACCATACTATATTGTGCCTCCTTTTTTGAGCTTTTTCATAATAAAGTACTAAAACTCATTTTAGTGCTTATCAGTAGAATTGCTGACATGGGTTAACTCTCATATTCTCACTACCAGATTGGATCTCTGTGGGATCCCAAGGCGCTGTAAGCAACAAGAACAATGTCCTTGGACTTGCAGTACTCCAGAAGTTTGCTCTGGTTGAGATAAAAATGACATTCCACCTGTAATGTACCAAGACAAAAAGGTATCAGAATACATGAGCCAATAACCACATGTCAGTGAAAAACAAATCCTCTGAAGGGCTACCTAATACATTAAAAAGGAGCACTGGCACACCACTGAAGAAACTGCTTGAGGTATCCACAGCCCATAGCCCCATGTCTCAGTTCAAGCTCCACTCTACTTCTAATATATCATTAATATATGTACTACATTTTTAAATAGGTCATTTTCCCTATGCACCTTCTGAAATACCTTCAAATCTCATCAGATATCAGATGGATGAAACAAATTTcttcaattattttgttttattaatgttttaaaatgattaaaatctgAGCACAGAAAAGCTTGCACTCtagaaagcaaagaagaaaatgaggtATCAAAGGGACTAGAAGCTCACTTGAAAAGCCTTCTGCTAGCTAATATGAAATTTTAAGCAtcaaaaagaacaatgcaggcCATATAATAATTGTGACACAACAAGGTAAGCCAAATGAGTGctcgttcgagtcccagctacttcacttccaatccagctccctgctaatgtgcctgggaaagcagcacaagatggaaAAAATCctcagacccctgcacctggatggagttccaggctccttgctttggcctggccacgcCTTAGCTGTCCCGCTCATTTTGAtagtgagccggcagatggaaggcctctctctgtgtctctccctctccctctctctgtgtgtgactctgactttgaaataaataaaataaatatttaaaaaactcaaaactaaagaacaaataatattataaaaaagtttctgcatgaaaataaactcatttttattctgtttatcaGGATCTTTTGGCATATCATATCTTGATATCTTGATATCTTGATATCAAGGACTATCTTGATTTAAGGAAGAAGAATGTAAAGAACAGAACATAGGAAGAAAAGGCCCAGAGGGCTACAGACTCACCTGGTTGCAGGTGGGCTTATACTTGAGCCCTGGCTTGTTCAGTATCAGTTCCAGCTGTTTGCAATTGAAATTGGACACCCCAATGGACTTGGTTAAACCTGCTTCCTTGCACTTCTCCAGAGCCTGGGCAAGTTGGAAATGTGTGGTTAAATCTTTAATGCACTTTGCACTTTTGATTTGTCATTAGAGTTTCTAAAAACTAGAAATCTTTTAAACATGTGTAACAATTTtgctgaaataaataattttatcacTTGAATACATTATAATACATTATTTCATAATGTACTCTTTCTGTGCACACATATTTGTCTCTCCGATTCTATTACATGCATACTGAGCACAATTAATAGATcttcaattgttttaaaataccCCTTTACTTCCTTTGCCCTCTTCAGTAATGCCTATTTTGCTATTAAGCTTACAATAGTTTTTAACAAATGTACCAAGAGTCAAAGGCAAAGGAACACTCTAAGTTTTCTGCTAGTAGAGGTTTTATTGACACCTCTTTTCTAgaattgtgaaaataaaaattaggatgGGCTACATGAAGGAAGTTTCCACTCTTCCTTCCAGTGTACCCATCTGCAAagtctgctgctttcctcccTCTACAGATGGGCTCCACCTTTCTTGgatatatctctatctcttcttgAGTTTCCTTCTGCTGATACTCTTTGGAGGGTTCACTTTCTCAACCTTGTCTGTGGTGCAAATAAATACCTGCTTAGAAAAAGAGAAGTTTAAATTGGGAccagtgttttggtgcagcaggttaagccaccaactgtgaaaccagcatcccataccagagtactgCTTTAAATCCTAGATGCtctactttagatccagctcccttctaatgtacctggaaaagcagtggaagatgacccaagcacttgtgcccctgtcatccatgtgggaggtctaAATGgatttccaggatcctgacttcagcctgacccagacccaacctttgtggccgtttgaggggtgaaccagcagatacaagatctgtttctctgtctccctctcactctgttactctgcctttaaaacaaataaatatttttaaaaactaaaaattagaaGTCCTCTGAGGTAGTCTAGTTCAAGTCCCTCACTGTATAGATAGGAACAAAGAACTACAGAGGGGTTCCATATCATGTGTGAGATTAGACATCTGCTGGAGTAAAACCTGTCTCTTCTGATTCCCCAGGCAGTGTTTCTTACCTTCCTAGATGGTGCCTTTGTTTGTCTATAGCCACACATACCTCCCATGTGTCACAAAGATCCACTGTTTCTAAAATGATTTGCCCTTTGGCATCCTGTGGTAGGGGGTCATCCCCAGGctggaaaacagaaagaagacagGATGAAgagtttttctttcataatgatctTTTTTATGCCCATGGAGCTTCGGCATAGAACCCTCAGGAAATGTGATTAACTGCAAGTGTCTATGAGCATTCATGTGCATACATGTGTCTGTAAGGGAAGTCTGTAAGGAGAGAATGAAAATCAGAATCATCTGAGAGGCTACAAACTACAGACTACCCCATACATCTGCTACCCCCACAAACCCCTAAAGTTCACAAGATTGAGGTCTCCTACAGTTGGGACAGATTTCATTTCCCAAGGACAGTATGCTTTGAAGTGCAGTACTAATCAGAACCTTAAATCAATGTGTTTTACTTCCAGTTGTTAATTACCCAGCTCTGACAGATGGAGGCTATCATTGGTATTCAGCCAAAGTCTATTGTGAAGAGAGTTCGGATCAGCAAAGTCCAAAAGAGCCTGGTTGTACAATGCAgacgatccaggtctcccacttgtttGGGCTAAGAAATACAAGTAGGAGAGGTCCTTACCCTTCCTCTGAACCTGTAGTAACTCAACATTCTTGAGGACTCTAATTGCTAATAGGTCTGTAGGTGGCAGCATAATCACTTTACACCTCAACTGCCTAAGGTGGAAGCAGTGATGTAATTGAATGTCAGTCCCTCTGAAGGCTGGGAGATAAGACTGAAAAAGTCTTGGGGAGAGGGATTATTCAACTCTCAAAGAGAATCAAGTCATTTATGAATTATATTCCCTTCATTCAAGTCTACCTCCTTCAACAGAAACACAGATAATCTAGCCGTCAAGCTAATATGACACAATTGAGCGATAATAATAATATTGATGAATTCATTTTGAGCtcaaacaaaatcaaaagctTACCTTCATAGGAATTGGAATATGTATGAGAAATAGGTCAACATAATCCAGTTGAAgttttttcagtgatttttccAGTGATGTTCGAACCAACTCTGGTCGAAGGAATGTAGCCCAAACCTGCAACAACAAAGATAAAAATTGGCTTGTGATCTCACACTTTGGGGAATCGAAATTAGACATTATAGCTAAAAGTGAATTGTGAGTAGCAATGCATTTTGGTGGTCTAATACTAAGAAGAGTTGGTACTAACTTTATGTTATTCATTATAAACCAGGTCCTTAGTGAGATACCAAGATTTCCTTGCTTGCAGtataagaaaaacaataaaacttaGATGGGGCAGGGAAAACAGATATTTCAAAGATTGAAAGTCACCCTCTGAAAAGGAGTCAAGAAATGGCAGATGGAACTGGCATTTTGCATAGTGAGCGAGGCTGCCGCctccaacaccagcaccccacatgggaacCAGTTCCAgacacagctgttccacttccaatccagctctctgttaatgcaactgagaaagcagcagaagatggcccaagtgctagagtCCCTGCACATACGTGAgagaccaaaagaagctcctggctcctggctcctggctcctggctcctggcttctgtctgacccagccttgactgttgtggccatttggtaaatgaaccagcagatggaagacctctctgtctcttcccctctctctgtgactctgtcattcaaataaaaataaaataagaaatgccaGGTGAGAGCAAATGGGATCCCTATTCTACATAATAAATCCCCAAAACTACTCTGCTGAGGGATCCACATTCTAAAAACAAACTGCagtcaatataaatatatatatgattcaCCTGGAGAGAACTCAACTCTCTTTACACTGGAAGTGTGATTTTTCTACCTGagaaaatttttcaaatgttattaAATTCAGTGCAGATCGGAGGGGGGAAGGATCTTGTAGTCTAGCTCCCTTTTCTGAATAGTAGCTCAAGTGCACCTGATATATTTACCTAAGAATATATATTTACCTAAGAATTAAAGGGGCAGACCAATATGGATGCAGTAAATTCATGTAATAAATAGGTAttgttcttattttataaattaatcatATCAGTGTTCCAAGGCATTGAAAAAACTACATTTCATCTTTAACACATTTCAGAGCAAAGCAagtattttctttcatatatcaagattcatttattttattttacagatagagtgacggaatgaaaaggtaagaaagagagagagagagagactaaagaGAGTGAGATGtaatccagtggttcactcttcaaatcccCAGAACAGCCAGGGATAAGCCAAGCAAAAGTCAGGAGCAAAGTCAAATAGTTAggccaccatctgttgccttGAATGTATAAAAAACAAGGTACATTAGAATTGGAATAGTGGGGATTTGAATCAGCACTTCAAAATAGAAGGTGGCtaaacccattgtgccacaccTGCCCAAAGTAagcctttctgttttctgtttctataatGTGCCTCCACAATTTTAGGAAATAGAGCACTCAAATTGAGACCaaatatcttttcaaaataaCATATCTGAACTGGCAGTAGCCTGTAGTCACTGTACCTTGGTGGTGTAGAATATGTCCTCTCTCTTCACAGTACCATCAGCAATCTTCTCTCGAATAGCTGCCCCAACCTCCTCCTCATTTTCATATAAGTATGCTGCATCGATATGACGGAAACCTGCATCAATGGCCACTTTAGTGAACTCGAAAGCCTTGCTTTTTGGAATCtataaaacaagaacaaggagAGTTAGTGATCTGCCCAACACAAAGAGAGGCAATTTACTTCCTTAGTAACAGTTTCATCAGTTGTTGCTGCCAAACCCCCAATCCTTGTTTGATGACTTTGGTAATAGACCTGTGCTCTGGAGACATCAATTAAGCTCCAATGTAACTTCTTATCTGAAAGGAATTAGTGAAATGGGCTTCACCACAGAACACGGAAAATCAAGTCTCATTCAACAAGAATCAATTATAAGAAAATggttacattttcttccagtgttgggagaatatttttttttgaggtttGGAAGCAGGCTGTCCCCAACaccttcttttttacttttatttaacaaatataaatttccaaagtacagattatggattacaatggcttttcccctccaCAACCTCCCCCctcccgcacccctcccatctggGAGAATATTTCAAGACACTCAGCAGGAAGGAACcaggtgcacgcacacacacacacacacattacagcATCTGTTATTAGTCAATAATTTGAAATGAGTTGCCTAACATGCATCCTTCCCAGGTTCCACCCAACTGAGCTCTCCAAGCTCTTCATGATTCTCCTTTATCCTTCATTCTTCAAGCTCTCCCACTCAACATTTATCCAACatgcatttattgagtgcctccTGTGTGCCTCACAGTATGTTAGACCCTGAGGTGCTATAGATTTAGCTATGAACAAAAGGGTCATCTTCCCTGCTCTAGTGAGGCTTCCAAGAAGACTGACAGTCATTAAACAATGGAACAAGtattaaataagtaaaccaacagaaatgtATCACAAAAAGATGCAATAAAATTATCCCAAAATTAAAAGGTATAcagagggggctggtgttgtggtgcattgggtaaagccactgcctgcgacacctcctagctgccccactactgatccagagccctgcctggaaagcaatggagatggcccaagtgcttaggaccttgcatccacatgggagatcaggaagaaactcctggttcctggtttcagcctggcccagccccagccattgtggccatttggggagtgaatcaatggatggaagctatctttgtgtgtgtgggtgcatgtgtgtatgtgtgtgtgtatgggtgtgtgaatgtgtgcaactctgcctttcaaataaataaatacatctttaaaaaaatgtatacagaggcaagatggcagaataggaagggagcacactgatagtccggggagagacagtttaataaaagtggagatactgcaggttcaaggaagagtaggggaagaatcagcagaagaaactcttccggaacgagtgattcacagtggacctgcgtggagagcgtgggagcccacagttcgggacacctgtggcagactcaacacaccagcgctgggatgcgaggtgagccgaacctcaatagcccgagacaccagcaggcaagcagaaagaggagactagagggaacgaccccggggggaaaagttcaccaggctaactagaagagagagagagaaagtgactgctacggacacgggtttctctctctccg is a genomic window containing:
- the LOC108176284 gene encoding aldo-keto reductase family 1 member C15; translated protein: MWMQRPKYLGHPLLPSQAYQLGAGSEVEQPGLKAAFIWDTTTTVVILAPPILWLLQIKVLEACLPTCLFRKGRISWAWTMMDLKHSQSVKLNDGHFMPALGFGTFAPKPIPKSKAFEFTKVAIDAGFRHIDAAYLYENEEEVGAAIREKIADGTVKREDIFYTTKVWATFLRPELVRTSLEKSLKKLQLDYVDLFLIHIPIPMKPGDDPLPQDAKGQIILETVDLCDTWEALEKCKEAGLTKSIGVSNFNCKQLELILNKPGLKYKPTCNQVECHFYLNQSKLLEYCKSKDIVLVAYSALGSHRDPIWIDQNSPYLLKDPTVNAIAKKIN